A window of the Proteus terrae subsp. cibarius genome harbors these coding sequences:
- a CDS encoding threonine aldolase family protein, which produces MYRFQNDYNEIAHPAVMKAITDTVGQRYDGYGMDKLCHQAAQSIKQRIQQPDADIHFFNGGTITNLTAISHFLRPHQAVISISTGHIATHETGAIEATGHKVITTFSADGKLTPELLKPILAEHNDEHWVQPKLVYITNATEIGTVYRKAELQALRNYCNEHNLWLYLDGARLAAGLMSAQSDLTIEDIASLTDAFYIGGTKIGAMSAETLVICHPALKSDFRFSLKQKGGLQAKGWLLGAQFEVLFKDDLYFKLGKHINEMASQLTEFFTEQGFEFLAPPESNQVFVILPNTIAEKLTQQFVFHRVLLEDPNLSCLRLCTSWATTQQDIDGFKTAFLQLV; this is translated from the coding sequence ATGTACCGCTTCCAAAATGATTATAATGAAATTGCACATCCTGCGGTCATGAAGGCAATCACTGATACAGTGGGGCAACGCTATGATGGATATGGCATGGATAAGCTTTGTCATCAAGCTGCTCAATCAATAAAACAGCGTATTCAACAACCTGATGCAGATATTCACTTTTTTAATGGTGGTACCATTACTAATTTAACTGCAATCTCTCATTTTTTACGTCCACACCAAGCAGTTATTTCTATCAGTACTGGGCATATTGCGACACATGAAACAGGCGCTATTGAAGCAACAGGACATAAAGTTATCACGACATTTTCCGCTGATGGCAAATTAACACCAGAGTTATTAAAACCTATTCTTGCTGAGCATAATGATGAACATTGGGTTCAACCCAAACTTGTTTATATAACGAATGCCACAGAAATTGGTACGGTTTACCGCAAAGCGGAGTTGCAAGCATTACGTAACTACTGTAACGAACATAATTTATGGTTGTACCTTGATGGTGCTCGTTTAGCCGCAGGATTAATGTCCGCACAAAGTGATCTGACTATTGAAGATATCGCCAGCTTAACCGATGCATTTTATATTGGTGGTACTAAAATCGGTGCAATGTCAGCTGAAACGCTCGTGATTTGTCATCCTGCACTAAAATCTGATTTCCGTTTTAGCTTAAAACAAAAGGGTGGATTACAAGCGAAAGGTTGGTTATTAGGTGCGCAGTTTGAAGTTTTATTTAAAGATGATCTCTATTTTAAATTAGGCAAACACATTAATGAAATGGCATCACAATTAACCGAATTCTTTACTGAACAAGGCTTTGAATTTTTAGCTCCGCCTGAATCTAACCAAGTTTTTGTTATTTTACCAAACACGATTGCGGAAAAATTAACACAACAGTTTGTTTTTCATCGTGTATTACTTGAAGATCCTAACTTGAGTTGCTTACGTCTTTGTACTTCTTGGGCAACAACACAACAAGATATCGATGGATTTAAAACAGCATTTCTGCAATTAGTTTAA
- the yegD gene encoding molecular chaperone has protein sequence MFIGFDYGTSNCSVAIMKEGKPTLLPLEGNDVYIPSTLCAPTRESVSEHLFRHLNIKPSSEVGEQLLRKSIAFNREEDIELVPEDILFGQSALSLYLRDPRDVYYVKSPKSFLGASGLHDIQISFFEDLVCAMMANIKHQAEKSTQEAITDTVIGKPINFNGLGGDASNRQAESILIRAAKRAGFKNIMFEFEPVAAGLEYESTLTKDQTVLVVDIGGGTTDCSLIQMGPSYQGKTDRSNTLLAHSGQRVGGNDLDIYLAFKQLMPLFGMTGLTSSGIKLPLRQFWDPIAINNVEAQKDFYSRQNLAVLNQLRRDAKEPEKIARLIEVYNETLGYSIVRRAEEAKIALSDSPEYIANIALLSETLECTIEREQMVESIESPKSKMIELVNDAVLQGGIKPDAVFMTGGSARSPILCQAIEQQLPNIPIVKGNDFGSVTAGLARWGEVCFK, from the coding sequence ATGTTTATTGGCTTTGACTACGGAACATCGAACTGTTCTGTTGCAATTATGAAAGAGGGGAAACCCACTCTTTTGCCTTTAGAAGGTAATGATGTGTATATTCCATCAACCCTTTGTGCGCCAACCCGTGAATCTGTTTCTGAGCACTTATTTCGCCATTTAAATATTAAACCTTCCAGCGAAGTTGGCGAACAACTATTAAGAAAGTCGATTGCGTTTAATCGAGAAGAAGATATTGAATTAGTTCCTGAAGATATTCTTTTCGGACAATCTGCACTAAGTTTATACCTACGTGATCCTCGTGATGTCTATTACGTTAAATCACCCAAATCCTTTTTAGGTGCTTCTGGCCTACATGATATACAAATTAGCTTCTTTGAAGATTTAGTTTGCGCCATGATGGCAAATATTAAGCACCAAGCAGAAAAAAGTACACAAGAAGCGATCACTGATACCGTTATTGGCAAGCCGATTAACTTTAATGGGTTAGGTGGCGACGCTTCAAATAGGCAAGCTGAAAGTATTCTTATCCGTGCAGCTAAAAGGGCCGGCTTTAAGAATATTATGTTTGAATTTGAACCTGTTGCTGCTGGGCTGGAATATGAGTCAACGTTAACTAAAGACCAAACTGTATTAGTCGTTGATATTGGTGGCGGTACCACTGATTGCTCATTAATTCAAATGGGGCCAAGCTACCAAGGCAAAACCGACCGTTCAAATACATTACTTGCCCATAGTGGACAACGTGTTGGTGGTAACGATCTTGATATTTATCTTGCTTTTAAACAGCTTATGCCATTATTTGGTATGACAGGGTTAACGTCTTCAGGGATTAAATTACCACTGAGGCAATTCTGGGACCCGATTGCGATAAATAATGTCGAAGCACAAAAAGATTTTTATTCTCGTCAAAATCTTGCTGTATTAAATCAGCTAAGACGAGACGCTAAAGAGCCTGAAAAAATAGCGCGTCTTATTGAAGTCTATAATGAAACATTGGGCTATAGCATTGTTAGACGTGCTGAAGAAGCTAAAATCGCTTTATCAGATTCTCCTGAATATATTGCTAATATCGCCTTATTAAGTGAAACATTAGAATGCACCATTGAGCGTGAGCAAATGGTGGAGTCGATTGAATCTCCTAAAAGTAAAATGATTGAATTAGTTAATGATGCCGTTTTGCAAGGGGGAATAAAACCCGATGCTGTCTTTATGACGGGAGGCTCTGCGCGTTCACCTATTTTATGTCAAGCCATTGAACAGCAATTGCCTAATATTCCAATTGTTAAAGGTAATGACTTTGGATCGGTTACTGCAGGTTTGGCGCGTTGGGGCGAGGTCTGCTTTAAATAA
- a CDS encoding LysR family transcriptional regulator has product MNDMNVFPILIAVTEHLSITKAAKTLNMTKSAVSKAIQGVEEKLGIRLFHRTTRSVSLTEEGIVYIGYIRESYKLAVMAEEAVSQFSDKAKGRIKISAPMSFGTLHLAKIMPLFMQKYPELDVQLLFDDKVTDLVAEGYDLAIRIGELPDSSLIARQLSPCHSQLYASSEYLDKYGEPMQVSELKNHNCLSYSLYQAGMEWVFYQRGKKYSHIPKGSYRANNSEALLQAVLQGIGIALLPHFITQTALSNTDKKLIPILTHFDLPEHFIYAVYPDKKNLPRKITLFVDFLKEQFGVNSDYQHNIEKE; this is encoded by the coding sequence ATGAATGATATGAATGTTTTTCCCATTCTGATTGCTGTGACTGAGCATTTGAGTATTACCAAAGCTGCCAAAACATTGAATATGACAAAATCAGCAGTTAGTAAGGCAATCCAGGGTGTTGAAGAGAAGTTAGGTATACGCCTATTTCATAGAACAACAAGAAGTGTCAGTTTAACCGAAGAAGGCATTGTTTATATTGGCTATATTCGAGAGTCTTATAAGTTAGCGGTAATGGCAGAAGAGGCTGTTTCACAATTTAGCGATAAAGCCAAAGGTAGAATTAAAATTTCAGCGCCCATGTCATTTGGTACGTTACATCTTGCTAAGATAATGCCTTTATTTATGCAGAAGTACCCAGAGCTTGATGTACAACTTTTATTTGATGACAAAGTAACGGATTTAGTAGCAGAAGGATACGATCTTGCAATTAGAATTGGTGAATTACCCGATTCTTCATTGATAGCACGTCAATTATCACCTTGTCATAGCCAGCTTTATGCTTCTTCAGAATATCTTGATAAATATGGTGAACCCATGCAAGTTTCTGAGTTAAAAAACCACAATTGCTTATCGTATTCATTATATCAAGCTGGCATGGAGTGGGTTTTTTATCAAAGAGGTAAAAAATATAGTCACATTCCTAAAGGTAGTTATCGTGCCAATAATAGTGAAGCATTATTACAAGCCGTTTTACAGGGAATAGGTATTGCTTTACTCCCTCATTTCATTACTCAAACAGCCTTATCAAATACAGATAAAAAGCTTATCCCTATATTGACGCACTTCGATTTACCTGAGCACTTTATTTATGCGGTTTATCCTGACAAAAAAAATCTTCCGCGCAAGATAACGCTATTTGTTGATTTCTTAAAAGAGCAATTCGGTGTTAATAGCGACTATCAACACAATATCGAAAAAGAATAA
- a CDS encoding DMT family transporter, translating into MNNKYILSLVAVFSGVLLSLMIMSNSYLASFTTPLTASWITHGIGTLFSLIIYILYLRKNQLTKKNNNKIKILLYLGGIPGAFTVLLAAITVNSPLSLSGSIILMITGQILFSVIVDAMGWFGVEKRKITLRDLFMCFLLISGSTLLIIGR; encoded by the coding sequence ATGAATAACAAGTATATTCTTTCTCTTGTTGCAGTCTTTTCTGGCGTTTTACTTTCATTAATGATTATGAGTAATAGTTACTTAGCCAGTTTTACAACGCCATTAACCGCATCATGGATAACACACGGTATAGGGACTCTTTTCTCTTTAATTATATACATTTTATATTTAAGAAAGAATCAACTAACTAAGAAAAACAATAACAAAATAAAAATCCTATTGTATTTGGGAGGGATCCCTGGGGCATTTACGGTGTTATTAGCTGCAATTACAGTAAATAGCCCATTATCGCTCTCCGGTAGTATTATTTTAATGATAACAGGGCAAATTCTTTTTAGCGTTATTGTTGATGCAATGGGATGGTTTGGGGTTGAAAAAAGGAAAATCACCCTACGTGATTTATTTATGTGCTTTTTACTTATTTCTGGTAGTACATTATTAATTATAGGTAGATAA
- a CDS encoding DMT family transporter: MSVFILIALFNGVCIVTSRTLNGKLAQNSNAFYSSLINHLVGFIFLTIFVLWVKDYHAIELSTIPLIAFAGGIIGAFFVVINSYVLPLLGVMLTSVLAICGQMISSLVIDIFSGIESNNLLLQIIGVLLIIGGVLIKFTKQSK, from the coding sequence ATGAGTGTTTTTATTTTAATTGCATTATTTAATGGTGTTTGTATTGTAACAAGTCGTACTCTGAATGGTAAGTTAGCACAAAATAGCAATGCTTTTTATAGCTCTTTAATCAATCACTTAGTCGGTTTTATATTTTTAACTATCTTTGTTCTATGGGTGAAAGATTACCACGCTATTGAACTATCTACGATCCCTTTAATTGCCTTTGCTGGTGGTATTATTGGTGCATTCTTCGTGGTCATTAATAGTTATGTTCTACCGTTATTGGGGGTTATGTTAACGTCTGTTTTAGCCATTTGCGGACAAATGATCTCAAGTCTAGTTATTGATATATTCAGTGGTATTGAAAGTAATAACCTACTATTGCAAATAATAGGTGTTTTGCTGATTATTGGTGGTGTGTTAATAAAATTTACTAAGCAATCTAAATAA
- a CDS encoding DUF6122 family protein gives MILEIVRTFLHYSLHFLAPILLGYLFWGKNWKIASLLMIGTMAIDIDHLLATPIFDPNRCSVGFHPLHTVWAALIYLGIWFLPSWKLKAIAVGCLFHLFTDSVDCYLGGLKPDLTIMMSCDKNYFMSTFNNKFIAPK, from the coding sequence GTGATACTTGAAATTGTTAGAACATTTTTACACTATAGCTTGCATTTTCTGGCACCCATTTTATTAGGCTATCTTTTCTGGGGTAAGAATTGGAAGATAGCCTCACTTCTTATGATAGGAACAATGGCCATCGATATTGACCATTTGTTAGCAACACCTATATTTGATCCCAACCGCTGTAGCGTAGGCTTTCATCCATTACATACTGTTTGGGCTGCCTTGATTTACTTAGGTATATGGTTTTTACCCTCATGGAAATTAAAAGCCATTGCAGTAGGGTGTTTATTTCACTTATTTACCGACTCAGTTGACTGTTATTTAGGTGGATTAAAACCCGATCTAACAATAATGATGAGTTGTGATAAAAATTACTTTATGTCTACTTTCAATAATAAATTTATTGCACCCAAATAG
- a CDS encoding linear amide C-N hydrolase, whose protein sequence is MMKRNKILVGLLSSLLAVSVASEACSSLAILDKNNNVYQGRTLELTADLPSWVTFYPKNTQFTKKAPNGENSLSYSNKYDILAVTTDIFFDGDDHNLLQGLNSAGLSFSANMITEAELSPLDKKDYDKAIPVTSIGEWALANFSTVEEVQEAVESGYFWAPVLKNFGNLKSPFHYAFYDKKGGSIVVEATNGKLHVYQNPTRVMTNGPDFPWHLTNLNNYSQLTNIDKSSGKLANINVVQPDSGIATSQLPSSDTSVGRFIRAVYFSTYAPTAESTPEAMNTLAHIMNRFDRTKNITADIMGESQSTSNQLQTEYTVWTTLSDLTNGTMKIRGYNDINYTEYSLSQFKDMNKPAFEQINLNK, encoded by the coding sequence ATAATGAAACGCAATAAAATATTGGTTGGTTTATTATCCTCATTACTCGCTGTTTCAGTAGCGAGTGAAGCCTGTTCTAGTTTGGCTATACTTGATAAAAATAATAACGTTTACCAAGGTAGAACACTTGAACTGACGGCAGATTTACCTTCATGGGTTACTTTTTATCCTAAAAATACACAATTCACAAAAAAAGCTCCTAATGGTGAAAATAGCCTAAGTTATAGCAATAAATATGACATATTAGCCGTTACAACAGATATCTTTTTTGATGGTGATGATCATAACCTATTACAAGGTTTAAATAGTGCGGGTTTGTCATTTAGCGCCAATATGATAACAGAAGCTGAATTATCACCGCTTGATAAAAAGGATTATGATAAAGCCATTCCCGTTACTTCTATAGGTGAATGGGCTTTAGCTAATTTTTCAACAGTTGAAGAAGTACAAGAAGCGGTTGAGTCAGGTTATTTTTGGGCTCCCGTGTTAAAAAACTTTGGCAATCTAAAATCGCCTTTTCACTATGCTTTTTATGATAAAAAAGGTGGCAGTATTGTCGTTGAAGCTACAAACGGTAAATTACACGTTTATCAAAATCCAACCCGTGTAATGACAAATGGTCCAGACTTTCCTTGGCATTTAACTAACCTCAATAATTATAGCCAATTAACTAATATTGATAAATCTTCAGGTAAATTGGCTAATATCAATGTCGTACAGCCTGATAGTGGCATTGCAACATCTCAATTACCTTCATCAGATACATCTGTCGGCCGTTTTATCCGCGCGGTTTATTTTTCAACCTACGCACCAACAGCCGAATCAACACCCGAAGCGATGAATACCCTAGCGCACATTATGAATCGCTTTGATAGAACAAAAAATATCACGGCTGATATCATGGGCGAAAGTCAAAGCACTAGTAATCAACTGCAAACGGAATACACTGTTTGGACAACGTTATCTGATTTGACGAATGGTACAATGAAAATAAGAGGCTATAACGATATCAACTATACCGAATATTCTCTTTCACAGTTTAAAGATATGAATAAACCTGCTTTTGAACAGATTAACTTGAATAAATAA
- the mnmH gene encoding tRNA 2-selenouridine(34) synthase MnmH, which yields MESAFFAQNIRHILANNTPIIDVRAPIEFNQGSIPNAINLPLMNDEERAAVGTCYKQQGSQKAVDLGHQLVSGETRENRIATWRDACEQFPNGYICCARGGMRSHIVQQWLKESGIDYPLIEGGYKALRQTVIEMTNELVQRPIILIGGCTGNGKTTLVRSLPEGIDLEGIAHHRGSSFGRTVEEQFPQATFENHLGVEMLKKSPKYTRWVLEDEGRAIGANGLPECLRAKMVDASIVVVDDPFERRIERLKAEYFDRMTHDYLEAYGEEKGWQAYSDYLHHGLFAIRRRLGSQRAMELTQLLDDALEIQKKESNTEAHFSWLTPLLKEYYDPMYRYQLSKKEDKIIYQGSYEEVMQWFKN from the coding sequence ATGGAATCAGCTTTTTTTGCTCAAAATATTCGACATATTCTTGCTAATAACACACCTATTATTGATGTGCGTGCACCTATTGAATTTAATCAAGGCTCAATCCCTAATGCGATTAATTTACCTTTAATGAATGATGAAGAACGTGCTGCTGTGGGGACTTGTTATAAACAACAAGGCTCACAAAAAGCGGTTGATTTAGGGCATCAATTGGTAAGTGGTGAAACTCGTGAGAACCGTATCGCAACTTGGCGTGATGCTTGTGAGCAATTTCCAAATGGTTATATTTGCTGTGCTCGTGGAGGAATGCGTTCTCATATCGTTCAGCAATGGCTTAAAGAAAGTGGTATAGATTATCCATTAATTGAAGGGGGATATAAGGCGTTAAGACAGACTGTTATTGAAATGACCAATGAATTAGTTCAACGCCCTATTATCTTAATTGGTGGATGTACCGGTAATGGAAAAACGACTTTAGTGCGTTCATTACCAGAAGGTATTGATCTCGAAGGTATTGCACATCATCGAGGTTCATCTTTTGGTCGTACAGTAGAAGAGCAATTTCCGCAGGCCACATTTGAAAACCATCTTGGTGTTGAAATGTTGAAAAAATCACCGAAATATACACGATGGGTGCTTGAGGATGAAGGTCGTGCTATTGGAGCCAATGGATTGCCTGAATGTTTGCGAGCAAAAATGGTTGATGCTTCAATAGTTGTTGTGGATGATCCCTTCGAGCGACGCATAGAACGTTTGAAAGCAGAGTATTTTGATCGTATGACGCACGATTATCTGGAAGCGTATGGCGAAGAAAAAGGTTGGCAAGCTTACAGTGATTATTTACATCATGGTTTATTTGCTATCCGCCGCCGATTGGGCTCTCAAAGAGCAATGGAATTAACGCAGTTGCTAGATGATGCCCTAGAAATTCAGAAAAAAGAGTCTAATACAGAAGCACATTTTTCTTGGTTAACCCCTTTACTAAAAGAATATTACGATCCGATGTATCGTTATCAATTAAGCAAAAAGGAAGATAAGATTATTTACCAAGGAAGCTATGAAGAAGTCATGCAGTGGTTTAAAAACTAA
- a CDS encoding DUF4184 family protein, with the protein MPWTFSHPSIVFPIKQSRIGKNLNLPALIVGSTSPDLLYSFGLYQSATTAHDLLGWFYTAFPFCLLVFILNYLLRNPLKCVSPIPLYEPIKPNIRALSLFVLSLYIGAITHIVWDSFTHETGTAVRLFSVLQAQLLQGMTDSQEIAIYKLLQHLGSVLGLLYLCWKYIQYQRKQDAPTQKENRIKLYRLIGIGFLSGLCALPLALQFSNKGQGININRFIFLELSLAVPFFFGLMIILGAWLYRTKV; encoded by the coding sequence ATGCCGTGGACTTTTTCACATCCTTCTATTGTTTTCCCCATAAAGCAGTCCCGAATAGGAAAAAACCTTAATTTACCTGCATTAATTGTAGGAAGTACTTCACCTGATTTACTCTATTCTTTTGGTTTATATCAATCAGCAACAACGGCACATGATTTATTGGGCTGGTTTTATACTGCATTTCCTTTTTGTTTACTGGTTTTTATTCTAAATTATTTACTACGAAACCCATTAAAGTGCGTATCGCCGATCCCTTTATATGAGCCAATAAAACCCAATATTCGAGCATTAAGCTTATTTGTTTTATCTCTATATATTGGTGCAATAACTCATATTGTATGGGATTCTTTTACCCACGAAACAGGAACTGCTGTCAGATTGTTTTCTGTACTACAAGCACAGTTATTACAAGGAATGACTGATAGCCAAGAGATTGCTATCTATAAATTATTACAACATTTAGGCTCTGTATTAGGGTTGCTTTATTTGTGTTGGAAATACATTCAATACCAGCGCAAACAAGATGCTCCAACACAAAAAGAAAATCGTATTAAGTTATATCGCTTAATTGGGATCGGTTTTCTGTCTGGATTATGTGCTTTGCCTTTAGCTTTACAATTCTCAAATAAAGGGCAGGGAATTAACATTAATCGGTTTATTTTCCTTGAGCTCTCTTTGGCAGTGCCTTTTTTCTTTGGTTTAATGATAATCTTAGGAGCTTGGTTATACCGAACTAAAGTTTGA
- a CDS encoding DUF4139 domain-containing protein: MMIKPNKLTLSLITLSIISATSTFANEINSVVPTKPLNYDIKLNQATIFLRGAELENNVTLNLPAGQSEVVLSNVANNIDPRSLSISIDNEDVIINTINVKKIPIAPSYPSDIAVLMEKQKDINKRIEELNININVGNEQITLLKDQSFFGYGETQSLEHSSQKFDFISQKMTSILNQQKMAREEIAELTEQLEELSRQLEIDMPIIAQEKTQIVLSLGTSKNLISKMRISYITPDAGWSPAYDIRSQGMDKPILLTYKADVIQNTGLNWDKVKLILTSTNPSLNITAPTLSPWYLALYNDNAKFRSKNMSMEMASPAAPSPAMIREESHEKQLNKGVTRYVTTNNNGINLSHAIALPYTLKNSTEPNTLVINQKEVVANYRYLTTPKLVEEVYLQAEVKDWENLNLLNGRANIYYMNNFIGNSYINTNELTELLNIPFGIDKNIQISRINNEKIRKEPIFIGTTIEQKESYTIKVRNTYNSPVKVTIYDQLPLSQESNINVADAVYKDGVLDKDTGEIKWDIILGAKEEKSLPLNYTLSYPKNRQIMGL; this comes from the coding sequence ATGATGATTAAACCCAATAAATTAACGCTATCGCTTATTACATTATCTATTATTAGTGCAACTAGTACTTTTGCTAATGAAATCAATTCAGTAGTCCCTACTAAACCGCTTAATTATGATATAAAACTCAATCAAGCAACAATTTTTTTACGGGGTGCTGAGCTTGAAAATAACGTCACGCTCAACTTACCTGCGGGGCAGAGTGAAGTTGTTTTATCTAATGTTGCAAACAATATTGATCCTAGAAGTTTATCAATTAGCATTGATAATGAAGATGTGATTATTAATACCATTAACGTTAAAAAAATTCCTATTGCTCCTAGTTACCCTTCAGACATTGCAGTATTGATGGAAAAACAGAAAGACATTAATAAGCGAATTGAAGAATTAAACATCAATATTAATGTGGGTAATGAACAAATTACTTTATTAAAAGACCAATCATTTTTTGGTTATGGTGAAACTCAGTCATTAGAACACTCATCACAAAAATTTGATTTTATTAGCCAAAAAATGACATCTATTCTAAATCAGCAAAAAATGGCGCGTGAAGAAATCGCTGAATTAACAGAACAATTAGAAGAGCTAAGCCGACAATTAGAAATTGATATGCCAATTATTGCGCAAGAGAAAACACAAATTGTTTTATCTTTAGGCACATCAAAAAATCTAATCAGTAAAATGCGTATTTCTTATATAACACCAGATGCAGGATGGTCACCTGCTTATGATATTCGAAGCCAAGGAATGGATAAGCCAATATTACTCACCTACAAAGCGGATGTTATTCAAAATACAGGCTTAAATTGGGATAAAGTAAAACTGATTTTAACATCCACAAATCCATCTTTAAATATTACTGCACCAACTTTATCGCCATGGTATCTCGCTCTTTACAATGATAATGCTAAATTTAGAAGTAAAAATATGAGTATGGAGATGGCTTCTCCAGCCGCACCATCTCCTGCGATGATAAGAGAAGAAAGCCATGAAAAACAATTAAATAAAGGAGTAACACGATATGTAACAACCAATAATAATGGTATCAATTTAAGCCATGCTATCGCACTACCTTACACCTTAAAAAATAGCACGGAACCTAATACATTAGTGATTAATCAAAAAGAAGTTGTTGCGAATTATCGCTATTTAACGACGCCTAAATTAGTTGAAGAAGTTTATTTACAAGCTGAAGTCAAAGATTGGGAAAACTTAAATTTACTTAATGGCCGTGCGAATATTTACTATATGAATAACTTTATTGGTAATAGTTATATTAATACTAACGAATTAACAGAGTTACTTAATATTCCATTTGGAATAGATAAAAATATTCAAATTAGCCGTATTAACAATGAGAAGATAAGAAAAGAGCCCATCTTTATTGGTACAACGATTGAACAAAAAGAGAGTTATACCATTAAAGTAAGAAATACTTATAACTCTCCTGTAAAAGTTACTATTTACGATCAACTTCCACTTAGTCAGGAAAGCAATATCAATGTAGCAGATGCAGTTTATAAAGATGGTGTACTTGATAAAGATACTGGCGAAATTAAATGGGATATTATATTAGGTGCCAAAGAGGAAAAATCATTACCATTAAATTATACCCTTTCTTATCCTAAAAATAGACAAATTATGGGGTTATAA
- a CDS encoding amidohydrolase, whose translation MSFSKSMLALAVMAVSFSSYAAKQADLMIVDGTVLTMDQQNKVIEQGTVVVKENKIIAVGGPELSKEYQANKVLDVDGDIVMPGLINTHTHGSMTVFRSLADDVPDRLHRYIFPLESKMVSREMVRVGAELANIEMVKGGVTTYVDMYYFEDEVAKTVDKMGNRAVLGESVINFPVADAKTPEEGIQYAVNFIKEYKDHPRIIPAFAPHAPYTNTTENLQKIAKLSIELDVPVMIHLAETDREQEEIAKRTGGKSPVQYMADIGALNNKVIAAHAIMVDDKDIDLLKKYDVGVAHNISANTKSAKGVAPVVAMLEKGVRVGLGTDGPMSSNTLTTMNELNLVGKIHKLENKDRAAMPPLTVVELATMGSAKVLHMEDKLGSLESGKLADIIVVDTKSPNMVPMYSPYAALVYGANGSNVRHTIVDGKILMEDRQLLTVDEKAIIKEAQDFSDKVRKTVIDSGEVVK comes from the coding sequence ATGTCATTTTCTAAATCTATGCTTGCTTTGGCTGTCATGGCGGTCTCTTTTTCCAGTTACGCAGCAAAACAGGCTGATTTGATGATAGTTGACGGTACTGTTCTAACTATGGATCAGCAAAATAAAGTTATTGAACAGGGTACTGTTGTCGTAAAAGAAAATAAAATTATTGCCGTTGGTGGCCCTGAGCTTTCTAAAGAATATCAAGCCAATAAAGTGTTAGATGTTGATGGTGATATTGTGATGCCGGGTTTAATTAACACCCATACACATGGTTCGATGACTGTATTTCGTTCATTAGCTGATGATGTACCAGACAGACTTCACCGTTATATTTTCCCACTCGAAAGCAAAATGGTTTCTCGCGAAATGGTCAGAGTGGGTGCTGAACTTGCAAATATCGAAATGGTAAAAGGTGGCGTAACAACTTACGTTGATATGTATTACTTCGAAGATGAAGTAGCTAAAACTGTTGATAAAATGGGTAATCGCGCAGTATTAGGAGAATCTGTTATTAATTTCCCTGTTGCAGATGCGAAAACACCAGAAGAGGGCATCCAATACGCAGTAAACTTTATCAAAGAATATAAAGATCACCCTCGTATTATCCCAGCATTTGCACCACATGCTCCTTACACTAACACCACAGAAAACCTTCAGAAAATTGCTAAATTATCAATAGAACTTGATGTTCCTGTTATGATTCATTTAGCTGAAACTGACCGTGAACAAGAAGAAATTGCTAAACGTACTGGCGGTAAAAGTCCAGTTCAATATATGGCAGATATCGGAGCGCTAAATAATAAAGTTATCGCAGCGCACGCAATTATGGTCGATGATAAAGATATTGATTTACTGAAAAAATATGATGTTGGTGTCGCTCATAATATCAGTGCAAATACTAAATCAGCAAAAGGTGTAGCGCCTGTCGTCGCGATGTTAGAAAAGGGTGTTCGTGTGGGCTTAGGGACTGATGGTCCAATGTCGAGTAACACGCTAACGACCATGAATGAGCTAAATCTTGTGGGTAAAATCCATAAATTAGAGAATAAAGATCGTGCTGCTATGCCACCATTAACTGTAGTAGAACTGGCAACAATGGGTTCGGCGAAAGTATTACATATGGAAGATAAGCTGGGATCTTTAGAATCAGGCAAACTTGCTGATATTATCGTTGTTGATACTAAATCTCCTAATATGGTGCCAATGTATAGTCCTTATGCCGCATTAGTTTATGGCGCAAATGGCAGTAATGTTCGCCACACCATTGTTGATGGAAAGATCTTAATGGAAGATCGCCAACTATTAACCGTTGATGAAAAAGCCATTATTAAAGAAGCACAAGATTTTTCAGATAAAGTACGTAAAACCGTTATCGACAGCGGTGAAGTTGTTAAATAA